The Anaerolineae bacterium genome has a segment encoding these proteins:
- the rplI gene encoding 50S ribosomal protein L9, which yields MEILLLKDVEGLGHAGEIKKVAGGYARNFLIPRGLAVPADAGARKQAEAMREASQRRQQRQLSEAQALAAKLNGLTLRFKVKVGEKDRLYGSITNVDIAEAIEREIGQKVDRRHIELERPIRELGIHKVPVRLMAKIEPVVTVVVEREE from the coding sequence ATGGAAATCCTGCTGTTGAAAGACGTGGAAGGCCTTGGCCATGCCGGCGAGATCAAAAAGGTCGCCGGCGGCTACGCACGTAATTTCCTGATCCCCCGCGGGTTGGCCGTTCCTGCAGATGCAGGGGCACGTAAGCAAGCAGAGGCTATGCGTGAGGCCTCTCAGCGCCGTCAGCAACGCCAGTTGTCCGAAGCTCAAGCACTGGCAGCTAAACTCAACGGGCTGACATTGCGATTCAAGGTTAAGGTCGGCGAAAAAGATCGCCTCTACGGATCCATCACCAATGTGGATATCGCCGAGGCCATCGAGCGCGAGATCGGCCAGAAGGTGGACCGACGACATATTGAGCTGGAACGGCCCATCCGCGAGCTAGGCATCCATAAGGTCCCCGTCCGGCTTATGGCCAAGATCGAGCCGGTTGTGACGGTGGTGGTAGAACGGGAAGAGTGA